From Streptomyces chrestomyceticus JCM 4735, one genomic window encodes:
- a CDS encoding DNA primase, giving the protein MKNRPALVLAVAGGYLLGRTKKAKLAIGIGSMVLGKRLNLSPQQLISLVNDQIAANPQLKELREQLRGDLKGVGKAATGALVTKRLDSLADSLHERTLNVRDQLDAGEVGGKAADTVRGVTGGGRDDEEASDDDSEEESAPGSRRGGARKSGGEGRGAAKKQGARSSKAPAKSGARSGTGSGSGAKAAPDKRKRPAKQAAAAPKKTASAAKKTARAGTRRSGGEDRG; this is encoded by the coding sequence ATGAAGAACCGGCCGGCACTGGTGCTGGCCGTCGCCGGAGGCTATCTGCTCGGCCGCACCAAGAAGGCCAAGCTCGCCATCGGTATCGGCAGCATGGTCCTGGGCAAGCGCCTGAATCTGAGCCCGCAGCAACTGATCTCTCTGGTCAACGACCAGATAGCTGCCAACCCGCAGCTCAAGGAGTTGCGCGAGCAGTTGCGCGGTGACCTCAAGGGAGTGGGCAAGGCGGCGACCGGTGCGCTGGTCACCAAGCGCCTGGACTCCCTGGCGGACAGCCTGCACGAGCGGACTCTGAACGTGCGCGACCAGTTGGACGCGGGCGAGGTCGGCGGCAAGGCCGCGGACACCGTACGCGGCGTGACCGGCGGCGGACGGGACGACGAGGAAGCGTCCGACGACGACAGCGAAGAGGAGAGCGCGCCGGGAAGCCGCCGCGGCGGGGCGCGCAAGTCCGGGGGTGAGGGACGCGGCGCCGCCAAGAAGCAGGGCGCGCGGTCCTCGAAGGCCCCCGCCAAGTCCGGTGCCAGGTCCGGCACCGGCTCCGGTTCCGGCGCCAAGGCCGCGCCGGACAAGCGCAAGCGGCCCGCGAAGCAGGCGGCCGCCGCGCCGAAGAAGACCGCCTCGGCCGCGAAGAAGACGGCCCGCGCCGGTACCCGCCGGAGCGGAGGTGAGGACCGTGGCTGA